In a single window of the Flavobacterium ammoniigenes genome:
- a CDS encoding MFS transporter, with protein MEKRKLSTAEIWTMSFGFLGIQMGFALQNANASRILQIFGADVHELSWFWIIAPLMGLIVQPIIGYYSDKTWGRFGRRKPFFFAGAVLASIGLILMPQAEIFIAVLPALWVGAGMLMIMDASFNIAMEPFRALVGDNLRTDQRTAGFSVQTALIGFGAVIGSWLPYVLTNWFGISNKNEEGGVPYNLILSFIIGAVVLVGSVLISIFSTKEYSPEELAQFADEKPISEKESSLFDVIDDFRQMPSTMRQLAFVQFFSWFGLFGMWVFTTPAIAHHIYGLPISDNSSDAYQNAGDWVGVLFGVYNLVSAIYAFALPYIAKQIGRKSTHAISLTIGGLGLISMYFMPNENWLILSMIAIGIAWASILSMPFAILAGSISPFKMGVYMGIFNFFVVLPQIVNALIGGPLVKYVYQDNAIYAIVTSGVSFIIAALLVTRVKDVDDVVKK; from the coding sequence ATGGAAAAGCGTAAATTAAGTACCGCCGAAATCTGGACAATGAGTTTTGGATTTTTGGGGATACAAATGGGTTTTGCATTGCAAAATGCTAATGCCAGCCGAATTCTTCAAATTTTTGGTGCCGATGTGCACGAACTTTCATGGTTTTGGATAATTGCACCTTTAATGGGATTGATTGTACAACCTATCATCGGTTACTACAGTGACAAAACTTGGGGAAGATTTGGAAGAAGAAAACCATTTTTCTTTGCCGGTGCAGTACTAGCTTCAATAGGCTTAATCCTTATGCCGCAAGCCGAAATCTTCATTGCTGTACTTCCTGCTTTATGGGTGGGTGCCGGAATGTTAATGATTATGGACGCCTCCTTCAATATTGCGATGGAACCTTTCAGAGCTTTAGTGGGCGACAACCTAAGAACCGATCAAAGAACTGCAGGATTCAGCGTGCAAACGGCCTTAATTGGATTTGGAGCCGTTATTGGGTCTTGGCTTCCTTATGTATTAACCAATTGGTTTGGAATTTCCAACAAAAACGAAGAAGGCGGTGTTCCTTATAATTTAATCTTATCCTTTATCATTGGAGCTGTCGTATTAGTAGGATCAGTATTGATTTCTATTTTTAGCACCAAAGAATATTCACCTGAAGAATTAGCACAATTTGCTGATGAAAAACCAATTTCAGAAAAAGAATCTAGCCTTTTTGATGTAATTGACGATTTTAGACAAATGCCCTCTACGATGAGACAATTGGCTTTTGTTCAGTTTTTCTCATGGTTTGGATTGTTTGGGATGTGGGTATTTACTACTCCAGCTATTGCACATCATATTTATGGATTGCCTATCAGTGATAACTCTAGTGATGCCTATCAAAATGCAGGCGACTGGGTAGGGGTTTTATTTGGCGTGTACAACTTAGTTTCGGCTATCTATGCTTTTGCTTTGCCCTACATCGCTAAACAAATTGGACGAAAATCAACTCATGCTATCTCACTAACAATTGGGGGTCTTGGATTAATTTCAATGTATTTTATGCCCAATGAAAATTGGTTAATTCTTTCTATGATCGCAATAGGAATTGCTTGGGCTAGTATTTTATCTATGCCATTTGCTATTCTTGCAGGTTCTATTTCTCCTTTTAAAATGGGAGTGTACATGGGAATATTCAACTTTTTTGTGGTATTGCCACAAATCGTAAACGCCTTAATTGGTGGTCCTTTAGTTAAATATGTGTATCAAGACAACGCTATTTATGCCATTGTAACTAGTGGAGTGAGTTTCATCATCGCTGCACTTTTAGTGACACGTGTTAAAGATGTAGATGACGTAGTAAAAAAATAA
- a CDS encoding LacI family DNA-binding transcriptional regulator: MKRKVTLKQIAKELDVSISTVSKSLRNSHEIGEETRLKVQAFAKLYHYKPNNIALSLKNRKTKTIGIIIPEIVHYFFSTVINGIEHVANENGYSVVICLSDDSFDKEVLNMEMLANGSIDGFIMSLSKETQFKGDFHHITEVISQGMPVVMFDRVTNDILCDKVIIDDQAAAYEAVQSLIDKGKKKIALVTTVDYVSVGKLRTDGYIKALLDNDIPFDENLIIKIENVDTCEITISKLLEDKTIDAIFAVNELFAVTIIKMANKMGLQVPNDVAVIAFTDGIISKYSTPTITTVSQNGKKMGAKAAKILIKRLEADDYNEGEENYVTEVISTHLIERESTN, encoded by the coding sequence ATGAAAAGAAAAGTCACGCTAAAACAAATTGCTAAGGAACTTGACGTTTCTATTTCTACTGTTTCCAAATCATTGAGGAACAGCCACGAAATTGGTGAAGAAACTCGTTTAAAGGTTCAAGCTTTTGCTAAATTGTATCACTACAAACCCAACAATATTGCCCTGAGTTTAAAAAATCGAAAAACTAAAACCATCGGCATCATTATTCCTGAAATTGTACATTATTTCTTTTCTACGGTAATCAACGGAATTGAACATGTAGCCAATGAAAATGGCTATAGTGTCGTTATCTGTTTATCAGACGACTCTTTCGATAAGGAAGTATTAAATATGGAAATGCTAGCCAATGGAAGTATTGATGGTTTTATCATGTCCTTATCTAAAGAAACACAATTCAAAGGCGACTTTCACCACATTACTGAAGTGATTAGCCAAGGCATGCCAGTAGTTATGTTTGATCGAGTTACTAATGATATTCTTTGCGACAAAGTGATTATTGACGATCAAGCTGCAGCCTACGAAGCGGTACAAAGCCTAATAGATAAAGGGAAGAAAAAAATTGCGCTGGTTACAACTGTCGATTATGTGAGTGTTGGAAAACTGCGCACTGACGGATATATTAAAGCATTATTAGACAACGACATCCCTTTTGATGAAAATTTAATTATCAAAATTGAAAATGTGGATACCTGCGAAATTACCATTAGTAAATTATTAGAAGACAAAACTATTGATGCTATTTTTGCAGTGAATGAACTATTTGCGGTAACCATTATAAAAATGGCCAACAAAATGGGACTTCAGGTACCTAATGATGTTGCGGTAATTGCGTTTACAGACGGTATTATTTCAAAATATTCAACTCCTACCATCACCACCGTAAGTCAGAATGGAAAAAAAATGGGAGCTAAAGCTGCTAAAATACTCATCAAGCGATTAGAAGCTGATGATTATAATGAAGGGGAAGAGAATTATGTCACCGAAGTAATTTCCACCCATTTAATAGAAAGAGAATCTACAAATTAG
- a CDS encoding SusC/RagA family TonB-linked outer membrane protein, producing MKTIYKKLLVLLLLLPASLLAQSSFNGVVVDAKSNQPIPGVNVVVKGAQQSVTTDFDGKFKLSKIKQGDAVVFSFVGYKGQTITYSNQANLTVKLQEAENQLQEVVVQVGYGSVKKKDATGSVAVITAKDFNKGAITNTENLLNGRVAGVVVTQGGRPGDGAAIRIRGGASLGASNDPLVVIDGLPVNNGLSSINPNDIESFSILKDASATAIYGSRGSNGVVLIKTKKGTKQDGVKVSFNSLTTLNTVAKKVDVYTADEFRNIITTYVPSRVGLLGTGSTDWQDEIYRNGITFSNDLSLRGNFLKVIPTRLSVGKTNIDGVLETSSFKRNTIALSMTPSFLDNHLKFEVNANYATEKNRYADEGAIGSAISFNPTYVNYDANSPFGGYKESFTLNSPNNYTVYGAANPVALLQQKDNQGKSTRVYGNIQTEYKLHFFEDIKAVANLGYDRIESKGTNVTSANSRAGLYNAGKLGYNQNTWGNSTNTLLDGYLNYNKKFGNVKVDLTAGYSYQNFDSESYYSTNTLLPAAEQKPDVVTSPGVNLQAYYSRLNVDLSEKYLLTLNFRRDGSSRFSELNRWGNFPGAAFAWKVSSEEFLKNSKTVSELKLRLGWGVTGQQDIGGAAYDYFQRYNLSALTSGATYQFGSQFYQLGRPEGYNANLKWEETTTVNAGLDFGLFNDKVTGSLDVYSKTSNDLIAYVPEGSLQNFRTAGFQNIGSLTSKGAELNINYKAIETANSSLNFNYNIAYNDIKIKNLGGLEFFQGSVGLDVYSQIHQERLAPNTFWLYEQVYDAAGKPVEGVYVDRNGDGQITSLDKHAFKKPNADITMGFMTNYNYKKWDFSMAWRTSLGNYIYDNVNASRSFLSQSISDNNVNAINNTTVDFDNTLFTQKRAESDYYVKDASWLKLDNVTIGYLIEAPFNVQSSSLRLYSGVQNVLTISKYKGMDPEVFGGIDSTIYPRARMFLFGLNYNF from the coding sequence ATGAAAACAATTTACAAAAAGTTGTTAGTTTTATTACTACTCTTACCAGCAAGTTTGTTGGCACAGAGTTCATTTAATGGTGTTGTTGTTGATGCTAAATCAAATCAACCAATTCCAGGAGTAAATGTGGTAGTAAAAGGAGCGCAACAAAGTGTTACTACTGATTTTGACGGTAAATTTAAATTGTCAAAAATTAAACAAGGTGATGCTGTGGTATTCTCATTTGTAGGATACAAAGGACAAACCATTACCTATTCTAACCAAGCTAACCTAACGGTAAAACTTCAAGAGGCTGAAAATCAACTTCAAGAAGTAGTAGTTCAAGTAGGGTACGGGTCTGTTAAAAAGAAAGATGCGACAGGATCAGTTGCTGTAATTACGGCAAAAGATTTCAACAAAGGAGCTATTACAAATACTGAAAACTTACTGAATGGTAGAGTTGCAGGTGTTGTAGTAACTCAAGGCGGTCGTCCTGGAGATGGTGCTGCAATCCGAATTAGAGGAGGAGCTTCTTTAGGAGCATCTAATGATCCTTTGGTAGTTATCGACGGTTTACCAGTTAATAACGGATTGTCTTCTATCAACCCAAATGACATTGAATCATTCTCTATTTTGAAAGATGCTTCGGCTACAGCCATCTACGGTTCTCGTGGATCGAATGGTGTAGTATTGATCAAAACTAAAAAAGGAACAAAACAAGACGGTGTAAAAGTTTCATTTAACTCATTAACTACATTGAATACAGTTGCTAAAAAAGTAGATGTATATACAGCGGATGAGTTTAGAAATATTATTACTACTTACGTACCTTCAAGAGTAGGTTTGTTAGGAACTGGAAGTACTGATTGGCAAGATGAAATTTACCGTAATGGTATTACATTTTCAAATGATTTGTCTTTAAGAGGTAATTTCTTAAAAGTAATTCCAACGAGATTATCTGTTGGTAAAACTAATATTGATGGGGTTTTAGAAACTTCTTCATTCAAAAGAAATACCATTGCGTTGTCTATGACACCATCATTTTTAGACAATCACTTGAAATTTGAAGTGAATGCTAACTATGCTACTGAAAAAAATAGATATGCTGATGAAGGAGCTATCGGTTCAGCTATTTCATTCAATCCAACTTATGTAAACTACGACGCTAATTCACCATTTGGGGGTTATAAAGAAAGTTTCACATTAAATTCTCCTAATAACTATACTGTTTATGGAGCAGCTAACCCAGTAGCTTTATTGCAACAAAAAGACAATCAAGGGAAAAGCACTCGTGTTTATGGAAACATTCAAACGGAATATAAGTTACACTTCTTTGAAGACATCAAAGCGGTGGCTAATTTAGGGTATGATAGAATTGAAAGTAAAGGTACCAATGTTACAAGTGCTAATTCTAGAGCAGGACTATATAATGCGGGAAAATTAGGATACAATCAAAACACATGGGGTAACTCAACCAATACATTGTTAGATGGTTATTTGAATTACAACAAAAAATTTGGTAATGTAAAAGTGGATTTAACAGCAGGTTATTCATATCAAAACTTTGATTCAGAGAGCTATTATTCAACTAACACTTTATTGCCAGCTGCTGAACAAAAACCAGATGTTGTAACAAGTCCAGGTGTAAATTTGCAAGCGTATTATTCTAGATTGAATGTAGACTTAAGTGAAAAATACTTACTTACACTTAACTTTAGACGTGATGGTTCTTCAAGATTTTCTGAGTTAAACCGTTGGGGTAATTTCCCTGGAGCAGCTTTTGCTTGGAAAGTGTCTAGCGAAGAATTCTTGAAAAATTCTAAAACTGTTTCTGAATTGAAATTACGTTTAGGATGGGGGGTTACAGGTCAACAAGATATTGGAGGAGCAGCTTATGATTATTTCCAAAGATATAATTTAAGTGCTTTAACTTCAGGAGCTACTTACCAATTTGGAAGTCAATTCTATCAATTGGGTCGTCCTGAAGGATACAATGCTAACTTGAAATGGGAAGAAACTACAACAGTGAATGCTGGTTTGGATTTCGGATTGTTTAACGATAAAGTAACAGGTTCGTTAGATGTATACAGTAAAACTTCAAACGATTTGATTGCTTATGTTCCTGAAGGTTCATTACAGAACTTTAGAACTGCTGGTTTCCAAAACATTGGTTCATTAACTTCAAAAGGGGCGGAATTAAACATTAATTATAAAGCAATTGAAACTGCTAATTCATCTTTGAATTTTAACTACAACATTGCTTACAATGATATCAAAATTAAAAATCTTGGTGGTCTTGAATTTTTCCAAGGTTCAGTTGGTTTAGATGTGTATTCACAAATTCACCAAGAGCGTTTAGCTCCAAATACTTTCTGGTTGTATGAGCAAGTGTATGATGCTGCAGGAAAACCAGTAGAAGGGGTTTATGTAGATAGAAATGGTGACGGTCAAATAACATCATTAGATAAACATGCATTTAAAAAACCAAATGCTGATATCACAATGGGATTCATGACGAACTACAACTACAAAAAATGGGATTTCTCAATGGCTTGGAGAACAAGTTTAGGGAATTATATTTATGATAATGTAAATGCAAGTAGAAGTTTCTTATCTCAAAGTATCTCTGATAACAATGTTAATGCTATCAACAATACTACTGTTGATTTTGACAATACATTGTTTACTCAAAAAAGAGCTGAATCTGATTACTACGTTAAAGATGCTTCTTGGTTAAAATTAGATAACGTAACAATTGGATACTTAATTGAAGCGCCATTTAATGTTCAATCATCCTCTTTACGTTTGTACTCTGGAGTTCAAAACGTATTGACAATTTCTAAATACAAAGGAATGGATCCTGAAGTTTTTGGAGGTATAGATAGTACAATTTATCCACGTGCAAGAATGTTCTTATTCGGATTAAACTATAATTTTTAA